A window of Plasmodium brasilianum strain Bolivian I chromosome 8, whole genome shotgun sequence contains these coding sequences:
- a CDS encoding PIR protein gives MSDVLEKSFIEALPSKLYYRKHFESNIEYCNGFNDKDKFIQKRNEFNNYDNIKHIEDKLMRALCYVAFNNQGEQCKEQCRNLYYWLGNELLLSNLEESSFSKVIGILNDISNVLYDPGKCKCTFFKDINKEKFEKMKIVYDYCKDRGSIESTLKQYNNVCDNNLNEYLVKANSAYNEIYNCTKTNLDLYCMQLKTHVSSCFEKTLSPLTCKIEEVSPEDRVSSRYGTTHIDQEYVIKGSAFSSSQNFLFFVLPFIGIFFIGFLLYKFTPIVSWIRTKVLRNKSIRRNLDYMDTLELTQHTYEQRKSNLGRRQLNVAYNAT, from the exons atgtcCGATGTTCTGGAG AAAAGTTTTATAGAAGCATTGCCatctaaattatattatagaaAACATTTTGAATCAAACATCGAATACTGCAACGGGTTCAATGATAAGGAcaaatttatacaaaaaagaaatgagtttaataattatgataacATTAAACATATAGAAGACAAGCTTATGAGGGCTTTGTGTTACGTGGCTTTTAATAACCAAGGCGAGCAATGTAAAGAACAGTGTCGTAATTTGTACTATTGGTTAGGTAATGAATTGTTATTAAGTAATTTAGAGGAAAGTTCATTTTCTAAAGTTATTGGAATACTTAATGATATTTCAAATGTTCTTTATGATCCTGGTAAATGCaaatgtactttttttaaagatattaATAAGGAGAAgtttgaaaaaatgaaaattgtgTATGATTATTGTAAAGATCGTGGCAGCATTGAAAGTACACTgaaacaatataataatgtgtgtgacaataatttaaatgaatatctTGTTAAAGCTAATAGTGcttataatgaaatatataattgtacaaAAACAAACCTTGATCTGTATTGTATGCAGCTTAAAACACATGTTTCTAGTTGTTTTGAAAAAACGCTATCTCCTTTGACATGTAAAATAGAGGAAGTGTCCCCAGAAGACCGAGTTTCAAGCCGTTATGGTACTACTCATATTGATCAAGAATATGTAATTAAAGGATCTGCCTTTAGTTCATCTCaaaatttccttttctttgTTCTACCTTTTATTGGAATTTTCTTCATTGGTTTCCTCCTATATAaa TTTACTCCAATAGTGTCGTGGATACGTACTAAAgtattaagaaataaatcAATTAGGCGTAATTTGGATTATATGGATACTCTAGAATTAACACAACACACATACGAACAAAGAAAATCAAATTTAGGTAGAAGACAACTAAATGTAGCATACAATGCTACATGA
- a CDS encoding hypothetical protein (Plasmodium exported protein) gives MYVKLYDDTLRNGWNTPLLNEEEYISKSDEDNVSDIEDLEAIELYRDEGDNASKKKMSSLLNEEVANAFKNGTSPMILMVVGSAVFTIAFFLSVIGIIYTFIKILKYKMIKEKNSKICYNELSPFVRKSLKF, from the exons AtgtatgtaaaattatatgatgaTACATTACGTAATGGATGGAATACTCCATTGCTAAATGAAGAGgaatatatatctaaaagTGACGAAGATAATGTATCAGATATAGAAGATTTAGAAGCAATTGAATTATATAGGGATGAAGGGGATAATGCttctaagaaaaaaatgtctTCTTTACTTA ATGAGGAAGTAGCAAATGCGTTTAAGAATGGTACATCACCTATGATTCTTATGGTAGTAGGTTCAGCAGTTTTTACAATTGCATTCTTCTTATCTGTAATAGGtataatttatacttttataaaaattctaaaatataaaatgataaaggAAAAGAATTCTAAAATTTGTTACAATGAGTTAAGTCCTTTTGTTAGAAAATCTTTAAAgttctaa